In the genome of Pseudoglutamicibacter cumminsii, one region contains:
- a CDS encoding dihydrolipoamide acetyltransferase family protein: MTTFNLPDVGEGLTEADIVEWKVAVGDEVALNQPFVEIETAKSLVELPCPFEGTVTRLHAEVGEVVEVGQPLIDIACPGEEVADDAGDGPAASVASAEASDAGAVDGPGPLVGSGPVADKASLRARRRRAPQRATERGVDFDGPAARAQRSLPGAADVPALAKPPVRKLARDLGVDLRDVPATGPRGEVTREDLASFADKRLGTYRSSAPAASSEVPRGAVAASFGAGAQNGVSAEPPAGEVTVVPVRGVRKATAAAMVRSAFSAPHVSLFVDVDATRTMEFVRRLKASRDFEGVKVTPLLVVAKAVMWAAQRNPEINSTWVETENGAEIHQKGYINLGIAASTDRGLIVPNIKNADELSLKELAIALNDLALNARDGKTRPEDMRDGTISITNVGTLGIDTGTPIINPPEAGIVAFGTVRERPWVVDGAVVPRYVTTVGGSFDHRIVDGDKCAVFLADIAAILEEPALLLD, from the coding sequence ATGACGACGTTCAATTTGCCTGATGTGGGCGAGGGCCTCACTGAGGCTGACATCGTTGAGTGGAAGGTTGCGGTGGGCGACGAGGTCGCGTTGAATCAGCCTTTTGTTGAGATTGAGACCGCGAAGTCTTTGGTTGAGTTGCCGTGCCCGTTTGAGGGGACGGTGACTCGCCTGCACGCCGAGGTCGGCGAGGTGGTTGAGGTGGGTCAGCCGCTGATCGATATCGCTTGTCCGGGTGAAGAGGTTGCCGACGACGCGGGTGACGGTCCCGCTGCGTCCGTGGCTTCCGCTGAGGCTAGCGATGCCGGTGCAGTTGATGGGCCAGGCCCGCTGGTGGGCTCTGGTCCGGTTGCGGATAAGGCGTCGTTACGTGCTCGTCGTAGGCGTGCGCCGCAGCGTGCTACTGAGCGTGGCGTGGACTTCGATGGTCCGGCGGCACGGGCGCAGCGTTCACTCCCAGGCGCAGCGGATGTTCCGGCGCTCGCGAAGCCTCCGGTGCGTAAGTTGGCTCGTGACCTGGGTGTGGATTTGCGTGATGTTCCGGCGACTGGCCCGCGCGGTGAGGTGACGCGGGAAGATCTGGCGTCGTTCGCGGATAAGCGTTTGGGAACCTACCGTAGCTCGGCCCCTGCGGCGTCGAGTGAGGTTCCGCGGGGTGCTGTTGCGGCATCGTTTGGTGCGGGCGCCCAGAATGGTGTTTCGGCGGAGCCGCCTGCGGGTGAGGTCACGGTGGTTCCGGTGCGCGGCGTGCGCAAGGCGACAGCAGCGGCCATGGTCCGTTCTGCATTTTCGGCACCGCATGTGTCGCTATTCGTGGATGTGGATGCGACCCGCACGATGGAGTTTGTACGCCGGCTGAAGGCTTCGCGTGACTTTGAGGGTGTGAAGGTCACCCCGCTTTTGGTGGTTGCGAAGGCCGTGATGTGGGCGGCGCAGCGTAATCCGGAGATCAACTCGACGTGGGTTGAGACGGAGAACGGCGCGGAGATCCACCAGAAGGGTTACATCAACCTTGGTATCGCGGCGTCGACGGACCGCGGCTTGATTGTCCCGAACATCAAGAACGCTGATGAGTTGAGCCTCAAGGAGCTTGCGATCGCGTTGAATGATCTTGCGTTGAACGCCCGCGACGGCAAGACGCGGCCGGAGGATATGCGTGACGGAACGATTTCGATCACGAACGTGGGCACGCTCGGTATCGATACGGGTACGCCGATCATCAACCCTCCGGAGGCGGGGATTGTTGCGTTCGGTACGGTGCGGGAGCGCCCGTGGGTGGTCGATGGTGCGGTGGTTCCGCGGTATGTCACCACGGTGGGTGGCTCGTTTGATCACCGGATCGTTGACGGCGATAAGTGTGCGGTGTTCTTGGCGGATATCGCCGCGATCCTCGAGGAGCCGGCGCTGCTTCTGGATTAG
- a CDS encoding alpha-ketoacid dehydrogenase subunit beta: protein MTIAGAINAGLRRILETNSRSLLIGEDIGKLGGVYRVTDGLQKDFGEDRVVDSPLAESGIIGTCIGMAMRGYRPLAEIQFDGFIFPAFNQITTQLAKMFARTRGRVNLPVVIRVPYGGGIGSVEHHSESPEALFAHTAGIRIMTPSSPHDAYWMIQEAFELDDPVIFFEPKRRYWLRGEVDTENREAAPDQAMVVREGADATLLAWGPVVPTALAAAAALETEDLDVEVIDLRSLNPIDFDAIEASVAKTGRLVIAHEAPTFQGLGAEIAARIGHRCFYALEAPIERVGGYHMPYPPSRVEADYLPNIDRIVDALDRTFEH from the coding sequence ATGACTATTGCTGGCGCGATCAACGCTGGCCTGCGCCGCATCCTTGAAACCAACTCGCGCTCGCTTTTGATCGGTGAGGACATCGGCAAGCTTGGCGGCGTGTACCGCGTGACCGACGGCCTGCAGAAAGACTTCGGTGAAGATCGAGTCGTGGATTCCCCACTCGCGGAATCCGGCATCATCGGCACCTGCATCGGCATGGCGATGCGCGGCTACCGCCCGCTCGCGGAGATCCAGTTCGACGGCTTCATTTTCCCGGCCTTCAACCAGATCACGACCCAGCTGGCCAAGATGTTCGCCCGCACCCGAGGCAGGGTCAACCTGCCCGTCGTGATCCGCGTTCCATACGGTGGCGGGATCGGTTCGGTTGAACACCACTCCGAATCGCCGGAAGCGCTCTTCGCACACACCGCAGGCATCCGCATCATGACGCCGTCCTCGCCGCACGATGCGTATTGGATGATCCAGGAAGCGTTTGAGCTGGATGATCCGGTGATTTTCTTTGAGCCGAAGCGCCGCTACTGGCTGCGCGGCGAGGTCGACACCGAGAATCGCGAGGCCGCGCCAGATCAGGCGATGGTCGTCCGCGAAGGTGCGGACGCGACGCTACTCGCGTGGGGGCCTGTGGTGCCTACCGCGCTCGCTGCCGCCGCAGCGCTGGAGACGGAAGACCTCGACGTCGAGGTGATCGACCTGCGCTCCCTGAACCCGATCGATTTCGACGCGATCGAAGCCTCCGTGGCCAAGACCGGCCGCCTCGTCATCGCACACGAGGCCCCAACGTTCCAGGGCCTAGGAGCGGAAATCGCGGCGCGCATCGGACACCGTTGCTTCTACGCGCTGGAGGCACCGATTGAGCGGGTGGGCGGCTATCACATGCCGTATCCGCCGTCGCGGGTGGAAGCAGATTATCTGCCGAACATTGACCGGATCGTTGATGCGTTGGACCGCACGTTCGAACACTAG
- a CDS encoding thiamine pyrophosphate-dependent dehydrogenase E1 component subunit alpha yields MTVTPANSGPDSRQLMQQVLDFEPVQMLDAEGRRIANPDWDHWVTDLTVEDYQEFYRDMMIARRVDQEGSILQRQGELVLWVPLQGQEAAQVGAISAARSSDFVFPTYREHAMALARDVSITDLFRLFRGEGHSGWDPHAHNFQVYTLVLAAQTLHATGYAMGIQRDQAGWDPAKLAQDGEAVIACFGDGSSSEGDVHESMVFAASNQSPVVFFCQNNRWAISVPFETQSKVPLAQRAAGYGFPSVRVDGNDVLAVHAVTQWALEHARSGKGPVLIEAETYRLGAHTTADDPTKYRGRPEEESWAPRDPLVRARTFLEECGVAESFFDEVEEQAASRAAEVRDAVLNFAGATLDEQFDHVYAHPHPLVERERAEHRAFMESLEDDETGQADDGAGKGA; encoded by the coding sequence ATGACGGTCACCCCAGCGAACAGCGGGCCAGACTCTCGCCAGCTCATGCAACAGGTTCTGGACTTTGAACCCGTGCAGATGCTGGATGCAGAAGGTCGGCGAATCGCCAACCCTGATTGGGACCATTGGGTCACAGACCTCACGGTCGAGGACTATCAAGAGTTCTATCGGGACATGATGATCGCTCGCCGTGTTGACCAAGAAGGTTCAATCCTTCAGCGACAGGGTGAGCTCGTCTTGTGGGTTCCGTTGCAAGGCCAAGAGGCTGCGCAGGTCGGCGCCATTAGCGCTGCACGTTCAAGCGACTTCGTTTTCCCGACCTACCGCGAACACGCTATGGCGTTGGCCCGCGACGTGAGCATCACGGACCTATTTCGTCTCTTCCGCGGCGAAGGCCACTCCGGCTGGGATCCTCACGCGCACAACTTCCAGGTCTACACGCTTGTACTCGCGGCACAAACGCTGCACGCAACCGGCTACGCGATGGGCATACAGCGAGACCAGGCCGGATGGGATCCAGCCAAGCTCGCGCAAGATGGTGAGGCTGTTATCGCATGCTTCGGTGACGGTTCGTCGTCTGAAGGCGATGTGCACGAATCCATGGTTTTCGCGGCGAGCAACCAGTCGCCCGTCGTGTTCTTCTGCCAGAACAACCGGTGGGCCATTTCGGTTCCGTTCGAAACCCAATCAAAGGTTCCGCTCGCTCAACGCGCCGCGGGTTACGGCTTCCCGAGCGTCCGTGTTGATGGCAACGATGTACTCGCGGTTCACGCGGTGACTCAGTGGGCGCTCGAGCATGCGCGCAGCGGAAAGGGTCCGGTCTTGATCGAGGCGGAAACGTACCGCCTCGGCGCGCATACGACCGCCGACGACCCAACCAAATACCGCGGCCGTCCGGAAGAGGAAAGCTGGGCTCCGCGTGATCCGTTGGTGCGTGCACGCACGTTCCTCGAGGAATGCGGGGTCGCGGAGTCATTCTTCGACGAGGTCGAAGAACAAGCCGCGTCCCGCGCAGCCGAGGTCCGCGACGCGGTCCTGAACTTTGCCGGCGCAACGCTCGACGAGCAATTCGACCACGTCTACGCACACCCACACCCGCTTGTGGAACGAGAGCGGGCCGAGCATCGGGCCTTCATGGAATCGCTTGAAGACGATGAAACTGGCCAAGCCGATGACGGCGCCGGGAAGGGGGCGTGA
- a CDS encoding histidinol-phosphate transaminase → MSDVTENAATPTPRPVIGRLPDYKAGKPPMVIPGLQPYKLSSNENPGTPVPSVAQAIKSYEDYNRYPDPLSTKLRNRLAEHFDIPADDIVTGTGSLGALTQIINAFAGTNEDGTGDEVIYPWRSFEAYPIIVETAGATSVQVPLTEDHRIDLDAMVEAVTENTSVMILCTPNNPTGPVLRTAEVEDLLSKVPTNVLVVIDEAYLEYLRDDEAVNGLELYRKYPNVVALRTFSKAHSLANLRVGYSVSQPHITQSLRKVAVPFGVSSVAEAAAVASIDAIDEVLARVEETVQERNKVVAALTEQGWDIPETHANFVWLPLGERTAEFAEAAGQQALSVRAFEGEGVRVSIGEPEGNARFIELCAEFIKRS, encoded by the coding sequence ATGTCTGATGTCACCGAAAATGCCGCAACCCCTACTCCACGCCCAGTGATCGGCCGGCTGCCTGACTACAAAGCAGGCAAGCCACCCATGGTCATCCCAGGGCTTCAACCTTATAAGCTCTCCTCAAACGAAAACCCTGGCACGCCAGTCCCTTCTGTCGCCCAGGCCATCAAGAGCTACGAGGACTACAACCGCTACCCGGACCCACTGTCCACCAAGCTGCGCAACCGCCTCGCCGAACACTTCGACATCCCGGCAGACGACATCGTCACCGGAACCGGCTCACTCGGTGCGCTGACCCAGATCATCAACGCCTTCGCCGGAACCAACGAAGACGGCACCGGCGACGAAGTGATCTACCCATGGCGCTCCTTCGAGGCCTACCCGATCATCGTCGAAACCGCTGGCGCAACCTCGGTTCAGGTTCCACTGACCGAAGACCACCGCATCGACCTTGACGCGATGGTAGAGGCCGTCACGGAAAACACCTCCGTGATGATCCTCTGCACCCCAAACAACCCGACCGGCCCAGTGCTCCGCACCGCCGAAGTCGAGGACCTGCTGAGCAAGGTTCCAACCAACGTCCTCGTGGTGATCGACGAGGCCTACCTTGAATACCTGCGCGACGACGAAGCCGTCAACGGCCTCGAGCTCTACCGCAAATACCCGAACGTCGTTGCGCTGCGCACCTTCTCGAAGGCGCACTCGCTCGCGAACCTGCGCGTCGGCTACTCGGTATCCCAGCCACACATCACCCAGTCCCTGCGCAAGGTCGCAGTCCCATTCGGTGTCTCCTCGGTCGCCGAAGCGGCCGCAGTGGCGTCGATCGACGCGATCGACGAAGTGCTCGCACGCGTCGAAGAGACCGTCCAGGAGCGCAACAAAGTCGTCGCCGCGCTAACCGAGCAGGGTTGGGATATCCCAGAGACGCACGCGAACTTCGTTTGGCTCCCACTCGGTGAGCGCACCGCAGAGTTCGCAGAAGCCGCCGGCCAGCAGGCGCTTTCGGTGCGTGCTTTCGAGGGTGAAGGCGTACGCGTTTCCATTGGCGAACCAGAAGGAAATGCGCGCTTCATTGAGCTCTGCGCAGAGTTCATCAAGCGAAGCTAA
- a CDS encoding phage holin family protein, with the protein MRFIISAIVNALALAAAAALVNGIHIGPVGATDNSGSVMASYLLAGALFGLVNAALGKFIRILSIPLYCLTLGLFALVVNALLFQITAWLSNLTGLIVFSIDSFFWDGILGALIVSIVSALIGLVLRTARIGA; encoded by the coding sequence ATGCGTTTCATCATCAGCGCCATCGTCAACGCGCTTGCGCTCGCAGCGGCGGCGGCCCTCGTCAACGGCATTCACATCGGCCCTGTTGGTGCCACGGACAATTCGGGTTCCGTTATGGCCTCCTACCTGCTGGCAGGTGCGTTGTTCGGTCTCGTCAACGCCGCTTTAGGTAAGTTCATTCGGATCCTTTCCATTCCGCTGTACTGCCTAACGTTGGGACTCTTCGCGCTGGTGGTCAACGCGTTGCTGTTCCAGATCACCGCGTGGCTCTCTAACCTCACCGGCCTGATCGTGTTCTCGATTGACTCGTTCTTCTGGGACGGCATCCTCGGGGCCCTCATCGTCTCGATCGTGTCCGCACTGATCGGCCTCGTGCTACGCACGGCACGCATCGGCGCCTAG
- the purB gene encoding adenylosuccinate lyase encodes MSASRVSLSESTLALGSLDGRYRSAVAGLIDHLSEAALNRNRIHVEVEWFIYLCENSVLPGLNPLTDEQKSGLRAIVTEFNTDSVAELAEIEAVTVHDVKAVEYYIGRRLEALGLENLKALVHFACTSEDINNLSYALGIRDAIQDVWLPAAWDLVNQLSEMAEADRKTPMLSRTHGQPATPSTLGKEIAVFAYRLARQLRRIQNTEYLGKINGATGTYAAHLAAAPAVDWQSISRGFVESLGLSWNPLTTQIENHDWQAELYSDIARFNQILHNLCTDIWSYISIRFFQQIPVEGATGSSTMPHKINPIRFENAEANLEISNGLLNTLASTLVQSRWQRDLTDSSSQRNIGTAVGHSLLAISNVSKGLERLDTAVDVIAADLDENWEVLGEAVQTVMRAEAIAGVEGMDNPYERLKDLTRGHRVDGERMREFVKGLGLSTDAEERLLNLTPQSYTGIADQLVDWVSQRS; translated from the coding sequence ATGTCTGCTTCACGTGTTTCCTTGTCAGAATCCACCCTTGCGCTCGGCTCACTCGACGGCCGCTACCGTTCCGCAGTCGCCGGCCTCATCGACCACTTGTCTGAAGCCGCGCTGAACCGCAACCGCATCCACGTGGAAGTTGAATGGTTCATCTACCTGTGCGAAAACAGCGTCCTGCCGGGCCTGAACCCGCTCACTGACGAACAGAAGTCCGGCCTGCGCGCCATCGTGACCGAATTCAACACCGATTCGGTCGCTGAGCTCGCAGAAATCGAAGCCGTAACCGTCCACGACGTCAAGGCCGTCGAGTACTACATCGGCCGCCGCCTCGAAGCGCTCGGCCTCGAGAACCTCAAAGCACTCGTGCACTTCGCGTGCACCTCAGAGGACATCAACAACCTCTCCTACGCGCTCGGAATCCGCGACGCGATCCAGGACGTGTGGCTACCTGCCGCATGGGACCTCGTGAACCAGCTTTCCGAGATGGCTGAAGCCGACCGCAAGACCCCGATGCTCTCGCGCACGCACGGTCAGCCAGCAACCCCATCCACGCTCGGTAAAGAGATCGCGGTCTTCGCGTACCGCCTGGCCCGCCAGCTGCGCCGCATCCAGAACACCGAATACCTCGGCAAAATCAACGGTGCAACCGGAACCTACGCGGCCCACCTCGCCGCAGCACCTGCCGTGGACTGGCAGTCGATCTCCCGCGGCTTCGTCGAAAGCCTCGGCCTGAGCTGGAACCCGCTCACAACCCAGATCGAAAACCACGACTGGCAGGCGGAACTGTACTCAGACATCGCACGCTTCAACCAGATTCTGCACAACCTGTGCACCGACATCTGGAGCTACATCTCCATCCGGTTCTTCCAGCAGATCCCTGTTGAAGGCGCAACGGGTTCCTCCACGATGCCGCACAAGATCAACCCGATCCGCTTCGAGAACGCGGAAGCCAACCTCGAGATCTCCAACGGGCTGCTCAACACGCTGGCATCCACCCTGGTGCAGTCCCGCTGGCAGCGCGACCTCACCGACTCCTCGAGCCAGCGCAACATCGGCACCGCGGTCGGGCACTCGCTGCTCGCGATCAGCAACGTATCGAAGGGCCTTGAACGCCTCGACACCGCAGTCGACGTGATCGCCGCCGACCTCGACGAAAACTGGGAGGTCCTCGGCGAAGCCGTCCAGACCGTGATGCGCGCAGAAGCCATCGCAGGCGTTGAAGGCATGGACAACCCATACGAACGCCTCAAGGACCTCACACGCGGTCACCGCGTAGACGGCGAGCGCATGCGCGAATTCGTCAAGGGCCTGGGCCTCAGCACGGATGCCGAAGAGCGCCTACTCAACCTGACTCCGCAGAGCTACACGGGCATCGCGGATCAGCTGGTCGACTGGGTTTCGCAGCGTAGCTAG
- the trxA gene encoding thioredoxin, whose amino-acid sequence MATFDLTAEKFQETVQAEGITTVDFWAEWCGPCKQFAPIYEAVSEKHQDVRFAKVDTEAEQGLAAAAQITSIPTLMVFRDGLLVFRQAGALPASALEDVLEQVKSLDMDDVRRQIAEAEAQEDSAE is encoded by the coding sequence ATGGCGACGTTTGATCTTACTGCTGAGAAGTTCCAGGAGACGGTCCAGGCCGAAGGCATCACGACCGTCGACTTCTGGGCCGAATGGTGCGGTCCATGTAAGCAGTTCGCACCGATCTATGAAGCCGTGTCTGAGAAGCACCAGGATGTTCGTTTCGCGAAGGTTGACACCGAGGCCGAGCAGGGCCTGGCGGCGGCCGCCCAGATCACGTCGATCCCAACGCTCATGGTTTTCCGTGACGGCCTCCTGGTGTTCCGTCAGGCGGGCGCTTTGCCGGCTTCCGCGCTTGAGGATGTGCTCGAGCAGGTCAAGTCGCTGGATATGGACGATGTGCGCCGCCAGATCGCTGAAGCTGAAGCTCAGGAGGATTCAGCAGAGTAG
- the rlmN gene encoding 23S rRNA (adenine(2503)-C(2))-methyltransferase RlmN produces the protein MNTSKKPSQKHPQSAPSKSQRPQVRPTAEGWKQPMGPDGRPTLQFAQRPRVKQPPQHLADMTLAERQEKMKELGLPAFRAKQVSTHYFQHYTDQTEEMTDLPKDKREAIGEAFFPPLLTEVRRLVTDDGATIKFLWRLFDGALVESVLMRYPNRITLCISSQCGCGMNCPFCATGQNGLTRNMSTAEIIDQIVKANRVIAEGGLGKIRGDDQPQARVNNIVFMGMGEPLANYKRVMNAVHRMIADAPEGLGMSARGITISTVGLEPGIRKLAAENLQVRFALSLHAPDDDLRDDLIPVNSRWKVDEVLDAAYNYFETTGRRVSIEYALIKDMNDHAWRADLLAKKLNERGRGWAHVNPIPLNPTPGSIWTSSTKEVTREFIQRLEAAGIPTTLRDTRGKEIDGACGQLAAAE, from the coding sequence ATGAACACTTCCAAGAAACCTTCGCAGAAGCATCCGCAGTCCGCTCCGTCCAAGAGTCAGCGCCCGCAGGTTCGACCAACTGCGGAGGGCTGGAAGCAGCCGATGGGGCCCGATGGCCGCCCTACTCTCCAGTTCGCGCAGCGTCCGCGCGTCAAGCAGCCGCCGCAGCATCTTGCTGATATGACGCTTGCCGAGCGGCAGGAAAAGATGAAAGAGCTGGGCCTGCCGGCGTTCCGAGCCAAACAGGTCTCGACGCACTACTTCCAGCACTACACGGACCAGACGGAAGAGATGACCGACCTTCCGAAAGATAAGCGTGAAGCGATCGGGGAAGCGTTCTTCCCGCCGTTGCTGACCGAGGTCCGCAGGCTCGTGACCGACGACGGCGCGACCATCAAGTTCTTGTGGCGCTTGTTCGACGGCGCCCTCGTTGAGTCTGTATTGATGCGGTACCCGAACCGCATCACGCTGTGCATCTCGTCCCAGTGCGGTTGCGGTATGAACTGCCCGTTCTGCGCGACGGGTCAGAATGGGCTGACCCGCAACATGTCCACCGCTGAGATCATCGACCAGATCGTGAAGGCTAACCGTGTGATCGCCGAGGGTGGGCTCGGCAAGATCCGCGGCGACGACCAGCCTCAGGCCCGCGTCAACAACATCGTTTTCATGGGCATGGGTGAGCCACTGGCTAACTATAAACGCGTCATGAACGCGGTGCACCGCATGATCGCCGACGCCCCGGAAGGGCTCGGTATGTCGGCTCGCGGCATCACGATCTCGACGGTGGGCCTGGAGCCGGGCATCCGCAAGCTCGCTGCAGAGAACCTGCAGGTGCGTTTCGCGTTGTCTCTGCACGCGCCCGACGATGACCTGCGCGACGACCTGATTCCGGTGAACTCCCGCTGGAAGGTCGATGAGGTCCTGGATGCGGCCTACAACTATTTCGAGACCACGGGCCGCCGCGTTTCGATCGAGTACGCGCTCATCAAGGACATGAACGACCACGCATGGCGTGCAGACCTGCTTGCTAAGAAGCTCAACGAACGCGGCCGGGGCTGGGCCCACGTGAACCCGATCCCGCTCAACCCGACCCCGGGCTCGATCTGGACGTCCTCAACCAAGGAAGTCACGCGGGAATTCATTCAGCGCCTCGAAGCCGCCGGCATCCCGACGACCCTGCGCGATACCCGCGGTAAAGAGATCGACGGCGCATGTGGCCAGCTCGCCGCCGCCGAGTAG
- a CDS encoding DUF7010 family protein, translated as MIKEQALPTKPTHSGAFTLEPAQRQARAVMRGGGISFLVLAAWWGVAAALFQWGTPIAGQIALLIGAVVAQPITWAILKLLGGPAWLPRENPLRGLALANATIPVVCVLAAMAMATKIPEAFFAAAMVGWAAAALPDATLYGMRIHWVFGGLLILIPVLLWFAMPTVLPWAGLIGVVMFTLFGPLILRSGNLLPADGSVPSMTQAAEISASAKTVDGKAAKPAGKKADATPVGGKNAQPAEKKAGGPKAPTGKQVADKPVSQSIPQPQEPGRPQEAGKNAPEGKRGDEQPPRP; from the coding sequence ATGATCAAGGAACAAGCTCTTCCCACGAAGCCCACTCATTCGGGTGCTTTCACGCTCGAACCTGCGCAGCGCCAAGCTCGCGCCGTGATGCGTGGTGGCGGTATTTCTTTCCTCGTTTTGGCTGCGTGGTGGGGCGTTGCTGCCGCGCTGTTCCAGTGGGGAACCCCGATCGCTGGCCAGATCGCGTTGTTGATCGGTGCCGTTGTTGCGCAGCCGATCACGTGGGCGATCCTCAAGCTCCTGGGCGGCCCTGCATGGCTTCCACGCGAGAACCCGTTGCGTGGGCTCGCACTTGCCAATGCCACGATCCCTGTCGTGTGCGTCCTAGCAGCGATGGCGATGGCCACGAAAATCCCGGAGGCTTTCTTTGCCGCCGCGATGGTCGGCTGGGCCGCTGCCGCCCTCCCTGACGCGACGCTGTACGGGATGCGGATCCACTGGGTTTTCGGTGGCCTACTGATTCTGATTCCAGTCTTGTTGTGGTTCGCGATGCCGACGGTTCTTCCGTGGGCTGGCCTGATTGGCGTGGTCATGTTCACGCTGTTTGGCCCGCTGATCTTACGTTCTGGCAACCTGTTGCCGGCCGACGGCAGTGTTCCGTCGATGACGCAGGCCGCTGAAATCTCGGCCTCGGCTAAGACGGTTGACGGCAAGGCCGCTAAGCCGGCTGGCAAGAAGGCGGATGCCACGCCGGTGGGCGGCAAGAACGCCCAGCCTGCTGAAAAGAAGGCAGGCGGCCCGAAAGCGCCAACTGGCAAGCAGGTTGCTGATAAGCCCGTCTCGCAGTCAATCCCGCAGCCTCAAGAGCCAGGGCGACCACAAGAAGCAGGCAAGAACGCGCCAGAAGGCAAGCGCGGCGACGAACAGCCGCCGCGCCCATAA